In Gigantopelta aegis isolate Gae_Host chromosome 14, Gae_host_genome, whole genome shotgun sequence, the following proteins share a genomic window:
- the LOC121388431 gene encoding zinc finger protein 862-like, with translation MRCVVCTQFEKEIRCSRDFTDVWIRGSTNMRLSNARDHSSTNYHKHAYKLYVKDMNARGECVEHLHNVFEPDPQQQTLGDSFCSMTKVQELQQIKKFEIAYFIAKKELPFSVYEDLIKLETYHGVDIGDQAYTNRKQCAEFVDIHGQFIASKLHDDLSKAKFYSVLTDGSTDKSVTEKEVVYVLYFDPYSKNDEIEVKLSFLYLKDVKKGDAPGILGAIEESFHSLGIMPSELYSKLIGFGADGASVNSGNKSGVKALLEQKAPWLIYTWCVAHKLELALKDALNTTVFQKVDNMLLRLYYLYHKSPKKLQELKTLHNLVKDTFEFEEGSLKPKRACGTRWISFKLSALRMVLDKYGVYMQHLQHLAGDKKCKDHKKICGYLCEWNSSRMLLYVAFFIDVLNPAAILSKAFQEDVIDSVGVLHNIKCSEESLDQLLTRSFEDLPAVKFLFGKLQKTDSVYTYQGIEFTKTSFLKATEDVKSAKNTIINAVHCAMDSRLKGASSIQLNNVATILNTEHWKSNVDVAGVDFTDVNVTELIENFQPVLLKQGFSPDASPQNILEEWHDMVRYTLDFLQPHKSCYKKTWKILFNCSKSTKWKNILTFIELLFSVPVCNAKLERMFSRLKRTKSHSRCSLGEDRLTNILRIVEEGPPLGSFDVSPVVHLWNQVKRRRPNQKKRQMYKKRPPKVKYQKLETERKEISGSDSESGDTSESFSDNENVFCLSDSSDSSTFEGFLPTDI, from the coding sequence ATGAGGTGTGTCGTCTGCACACAGTTTGAGAAAGAGATACGGTGTAGTAGAGATTTCACTGACGTTTGGATAAGAGGGTCTACAAACATGCGCTTATCAAATGCTAGAGACCATTCTTCAACAAACTACCATAAACATGCATACAAACTTTACGTCAAGGACATGAACGCTAGGGGTGAATGTGTTGAACATCTTCACAATGTATTTGAACCagacccccaacaacaaacgcTTGGTGACAGCTTTTGTAGTATGACTAAAGTACAAGAacttcaacaaataaaaaaatttgaaatagcATATTTTATTGCCAAAAAAGAGCTCCCATTCTCTGTGTATGAAGATTTGATTAAACTGGAAACTTACCATGGTGTAGATATAGGTGATCAAGCTTACACTAACCGTAAACAATGTGCAGAATTTGTGGACATTCATGGACAGTTTATAGCATCAAAGCTGCATGATGATCTTTCAAAAGCCAAATTCTATAGTGTTTTAACAGATGGGAGCACAGACAAGTCTGTTACAGAAAAGGAAGTTGTATATGTACTGTATTTTGATCCTTATTCTAAAAATGATGAAATTGAAGTGAAGCTTTCATTTCTTTACCTAAAAGATGTCAAAAAGGGAGATGCACCTGGAATACTTGGTGCAATTGAGGAGAGTTTTCACTCACTGGGTATCATGCCAAGTGAACTTTATTCAAAGCTTATTGGTTTTGGTGCTGATGGTGCATCAGTCAACAGTGGTAATAAAAGTGGAGTAAAAGCACTTCTGGAACAAAAAGCACCATGGCTAATATATACATGGTGTGTGGCTCACAAATTAGAATTGGCCCTGAAAGATGCCTTAAATACTACCGTATTTCAAAAGGTGGACAATATGCTGCTGAGGTTGTATTACCTTTACCATAAATCTCCCAAAAAACTACAGGAACTGAAAACTTTGCACAATTTAGTCAAAGATACATTTGAATTTGAAGAGGGCTCTCTGAAACCAAAACGTGCTTGTGGTACAAGGTGGATTTCTTTCAAGTTGTCAGCACTGCGGATGGTCCTGGATAAATATGGTGTTTACATGCAACATCTACAGCACTTAGCTGGTGACAAAAAATGTAAAGATCATAAAAAGATATGTGGTTATCTGTGTGAGTGGAATTCTAGTCGCATGCTTTTGTATGTTGCATTCTTTATTGATGTCCTGAACCCAGCAGCTATATTGTCCAAAGCATTTCAAGAAGATGTTATTGACAGTGTTGGAGTTCTACATAATATCAAGTGTTCTGAAGAATCTCTTGATCAATTGTTAACTAGGTCTTTTGAGGATCTTCCTGCTGTTAAATTTCTGTTTGGAAAGTTACAAAAGACTGATTCAGTGTACACTTATCAGGGGATAGAATTCACTAAAACAAGTTTTCTGAAGGCCACTGAAGATGTAAAATCAGCAAAGAATACCATTATAAATGCTGTACACTGTGCCATGGATTCCAGACTAAAGGGTGCCAGCAGTATACAGCTGAATAATGTTGCCACTATATTAAACACTGAACACTGGAAATCAAATGTTGATGTGGCAGGTGTAGACTTTACGGATGTCAATGTTACTGAACTGATAGAGAACTTTCAGCCTGTATTGCTGAAACAAGGATTTTCTCCAGATGCCTCTCCTCAAAATATTCTAGAGGAATGGCACGACATGGTCAGGTACACACTGGACTTTTTACAGCCACATAAAAGTTGTTACAAAAAAACCTGGAAAATTTTGTTTAACTGCTCTAAGTCCACTAAGTGGAAGaatatactgactttcattgaacttttgttttctgtacCAGTTTGTAATGCAAAACTTGAGAGAATGTTTTCTCGCTTAAAAAGAACAAAGAGTCATAGCAGGTGTTCTTTAGGTGAGGACAGGTTAACAAATATCCTACGAATTGTTGAGGAAGGTCCCCCACTGGGATCATTTGATGTAAGCCCTGTAGTTCATCTGTGGAACCAGGTGAAAAGGAGGAGACCAAATCAGAAGAAAAGGCAAATGTACAAAAAGAGACCCCCAAAAGTAAAATACCAGAAACTAGAAACTGAAAGAAAGGAGATTAGTGGATCTGATTCGGAGTCTGGTGACACAAGTGAAAGTTTTAGTGATAATGAAAATGTATTCTGTTTATCTGACAGTAGTGACAGTTCAACATTTGAAGGTTTCCTGCCTACGGATATATAA